The following are encoded together in the Tatumella ptyseos genome:
- a CDS encoding DUF1543 domain-containing protein, with the protein MNLYMFYLGGNAGKSNIEVHDIQFVAANTPEEAWPTLKKAWFGDKNKVHLDGYTQITWVDGYSVSLQATPSTTSQKLFFVNVGAYRSDTLAELHEFGLFVAEDAKQAKKQALSRLLSGAAHQHKDNLKDVDNCLLLDKVGEGYLHLTPMAEGQLDRPAWQGYQPI; encoded by the coding sequence GTGAATTTATATATGTTCTATCTTGGGGGCAATGCCGGGAAGTCGAATATTGAAGTCCATGATATTCAATTTGTGGCAGCCAACACGCCTGAGGAAGCCTGGCCAACGTTAAAAAAGGCATGGTTTGGGGATAAAAATAAAGTTCATCTTGATGGCTACACCCAGATCACGTGGGTTGATGGCTACAGTGTGAGTTTACAAGCTACCCCCTCGACGACGTCACAGAAGCTTTTTTTCGTCAATGTCGGAGCTTACCGTTCCGACACGCTGGCTGAGCTCCATGAATTTGGACTATTTGTCGCTGAAGATGCGAAGCAGGCAAAAAAACAGGCATTAAGTCGGTTATTATCCGGGGCAGCGCATCAGCATAAAGATAACCTTAAAGACGTTGATAATTGCTTATTACTCGATAAAGTTGGGGAGGGCTATCTGCACTTAACCCCAATGGCTGAGGGGCAACTTGACCGTCCTGCTTGGCAGGGTTATCAACCGATATAA